In Agelaius phoeniceus isolate bAgePho1 chromosome 16, bAgePho1.hap1, whole genome shotgun sequence, the DNA window CCTTCCCGGCTGTGGGACCTGCCCAGCCCTTCCCGGCCACGGGGCCTGGCAGAAGGACAAGGGGCTCCcgctcctcctgccctccaaGCCCCCTGgcaccagccctgagcccaCCGTGCccgctcagtgcccagggctggcacctcaGGCCATCCCCGCCCTGCAGTGGTGGCACTAAGCCACATCATGAAGGGACACATAGGACAAGTGATCCAattctccccccaccccccccaggGATTTTGGTGACTTGCAGGGTGTGTTTATCCACAAGGAGAGGGCTGTGCCTTTTTATTCCCCCTCGGGGTGGGAATATCAGCTGTGTGAACCCCATCAGGTGTGTTTTCAACGGGATGGGGTTGGTGAGGTGACGACAACTCTGGGCACGTGCTGACGTGGTGCTTGAaagccctgggatggggctgtgtggCCCCAGCTGTCCTGTTCTCCTCATTTCCAAATGTcccccaagggctgcagaggatgagcagggaaggggaaagcGAAGCAGGATGACCAGCAAAGCAAGGGCACTTCCAAGGAAATTTCTTGGCATCTGTCAAAGCTaagctcctgcctgctctttCACCTTTGTCCTTTTCCTACTGTTCCAGAGCTTTCCCAAACTGCCCAGCTGAAGGACCTGCCTGCAGGACCCTCTGGAAACCTGCCAGGCAGGAGCCACCCCATGGGACCTACACAGGACACTGATTCCTCCTCAGGTGGGTGAGCAGAAAGGGACTTGTGTCCTCTGACCTGTCTCAGCAGGGATAAAGGCAGGAAAGGCAGTGCTAGAAGGAATaataaaatccattaaaaaagcTTTGGGCTGCTGGCTCTCTGACCACAGAAGTACTAAAAATACCTCATTCCTGAGACCACCCGTATTTTACAAACCCTAAAAGACTAGATTCTCTTCCTAGAAAAttgaaaaaagtttaaaatccATTGGTATCAACTCCTTCACCTTCACCAACCTTTAAAAACTGCCCAGGTGGgctgagggaggggaagggacctTTCCATGCCCATCCCAGTCCAGTTTCACAGGACACCCTGGGACTGGGGGactctcagtgtccccagaatgtgctccagcccccagtcatgccacagcagctggagtgagggaatgggggacagggacactggagctgcacccagcaccttctcccctccctgtgctgggctgcaaTTCTGCATCCAAGCATGGAAAGGTTGTGGGAATGTCCATGGCaaaggcagtgcccagctgtgcccgggccccaggacagggatggaaaGCTCTGGGGTCACTCTAAGCTGGAGTGTGACAAACTCTGCTGCTGAGGCCCAGGATTGGGAAAGGGACACCCCGTGACCAGATGGATGATGGGCATCACAAAACAACCCCACCTCAACCCCTCCTAAAATCCACCTGACGCCAGCCCCAGGAGCGAGGGAAGCCACAGAGGGAGTGCAGGTGTGGAGGCAGCGCTGGGGTCCGTGGGGAGCCGCTGGGAcaaggctggagctggagaTGCAGGGATGTGCTTTGTGCTCACTGCAGAGCCCACTCAGCCAGCCACTGCTCACACTGCGCCCGCTGCTCCTCCgcctcctccctgctgccttcacCCCCTGCTCTCTCCTCTCTGGCAGCCTCCtggctctcctcctcctcctcctccttgtgtGTCCCCTTGTCCTTGAGCTCCTGGATGACGTCCTCCAGCCGCTGGGTGACGTGCTGGGGCACCCAGTTGCTGTCCATGGCGGTGACGAAGGGGTCGGGCGCGCACACCTCGATCAGCTCCTTGCCGGTGGGGATGCGCAGGTAGTAGGCGTGGAGCATCATCCTGTAGGGATTGCTGTCCTGCCTGTGGCTGTAGGTGAAGTCCCCCACGATGGGGTGGCCGATGGCGCTGCAGTGAACCCGGAGCTGGTGAGTCCTCCCTGGGGGCAGAATGGGAATCAGGGACAGGGAATTCCTGAATGCCTCCTTCAGGGCATGGTGACAGTGCACCTAATGGCATTTGTccccctgagcacagcaggtcTCAGCTTCCCTCATCCctttccaggctctgctccacgTCGgagctgcccctgtccccacctgtcagtggctgcagcagcactttggTGACGGGGTCTCCGCTGTAGGATCCATGTTCCAGCACGATCAGCTCTGACTGGCACGGCTTGGGATTCTCACAGCCTGCAGGAGAGCCAGAGGGGGTTTGTGAtgccccagagcatccctgggggcgtgggcagagcaggggatggggctgctcaCCCTCTGTGCCCTCGATGCACATCATGTGGGTCATGCCCTCTGTGGTGTTCTTCCCAATGGCGTAGCGGATCGACATCCGGCTCTGGCTCACGTGTCCCCTCACCTGGGGGCAGGAATGTGCACACTGAGCCCTGGCACGTGCTCCTCACCCACCCCCATGacaggaatcatggaatcacagaaaggATGGGGCTGGAAGGACCTGAAAGTCCATCCATCTCCCCAAGCCCAACTCCTTGTTgggggcaaggacaccttcaacgctgctgccagccccatccaagctggccttggacacttccaggggtggggcagccacagcttctctgggcaccctgtgccagaaTTCCTTCCTGATATGCAACCTAACCCcaccctctggcagtgggaggccattccctgtgtcctgtctctccatgcccttgtccaaatccctctccagctctcttggagcccctttaggctcCAACTCTGaatctttctcttctccagctgaGCATCCCCAAGTCCCTCAGCTTTCCCTCAGGGCAGAGGTGTTCAGGAACACCAGAAGCCAAGGCAGGAGGTGGCAGGGAGGGCTCACCAGGGCCAGGTAGGCTTTGGTCACCAGGCGCTCCTTGAAGCACTTGTAGGCACTTCCCGCCGCCGCTTTGTTGAGTGCCACACACAGGGCCCCGCTGGTGGAGAAATCCAGCTGGTGGCAGAACCTGGGAAGGACACGGGGGTAAAGGAGCATCCAGGGCAtctcagcagtgtccccagctgagggcagagcccaggcGCTCACCTGAAGCCGTAGTAGGTGTCGGGGTCGGCCAGCTCGGGGAAGCGGTGCTTGAGCTGGCTCTGCAGCGTCAGCGTCTCGTACCACATCTTGCTGTCGATGCGCAGGTCCCAGTGCTTGTTGACCACGATGAAGTCGGAGCTCTGGTACAGGATGGACAGGTTGTCGATGGTGCCCGGCTCCATGGCCAGCGCCCTGCGGGGCAGAGAGAGCGAGGGGGAATCGGGATGAGGAACCGCCAGCTGCGGGATGGGCACAGCCGCCCCGGACACACGGGACGGGCAGGGCCTGGAGACGGGATACCCCAGCAGGGAACGCACATGTACCGATGCTGCCGAGGTCACCTGCAACCCTGCTGTcaccctgcctgtccccaggctcaCCGGTGTCGCACCGTGCGGATGCAGGTCCCACAGCGGTACGGACGCTACAGCAGCGCTCCAGCCGCCGCCATGCCGCTGTCACAGCGCACGGCCCCGCCGCTGTCCCGCTGTCCCGGGCCGCCCCGGCGCCACGCGCGGAAGGCCCATGCCCGCCCCGCTGTCACGCGTGGaggccccgcagccccgcggtGCTGCCTCTGCCCATCCCGGCGGCGGCCATCGGCCTTGCCCCGCTCCCCGCTGCTGCCCGGCCGCGGGCGCGGCGGCTCCGCCGGAGGGCACGGGacagaggggaggggacaggggacgcGGGGCGGGGACACGCGCGGCGGAGAGCACCCCGCACCGGGCTGAAGTGACCCGGGACGGGGGGGAGGTGACCCGGACCCGGACCCGGACCCAGACCCGGACCCGGCCCCGGCTGGGGGGACCCGGACCAGGCTGGGGGGACCCGCGcagcgccgctgccgccgccccggccccgcccgctcCCGCAGCGCCTCCCGGCAGCGCTCACGTCGCGTCCAATcagcgccgcccccgccgcgtcCTCCCGCGCGTCGCGCCCAATCAGCGCCGGTCCCGCGGCGCGCGCGGGCGGAAGCGCGGTgggcgcggggccggcggcggcgccggggcgGGTGCCGCGCATGGCGAGCGAAGAGACCGGGCCCGAGGATGGGCCCGACGATGGCTTCTACGAGCGCTTCGCCGACgagctggaggtgctggccGAGCTGGGAGGTGGGCGCTGCTGCGGCGCCGGGACGGGAGGcggcagagggagggagggagcgggATTGTGCTTTGCGCGCCCGTGTGCGCCCGTGCCGCCGCGGGTCCCCTCCGGTGACCGGCAGCGTGGTCTGACCCCTCTTGCAGATGAGCTATCCCCACCCGCCGGCCCTAAAACATCGCAGTTCCGGGGCAAGAGgcagccgccggaggagccCGACCTCCCCGGGGACTCTCCCGGCGGCACCGGTGCCAAGAAGAGGGACCGGGACTGtgtccccgccgtgtccccggCAGCAGCCGAGCCCCGCAGTAGGTTTGACCCGGTTCCCCAGGTGCTGGTGCCCCCGTTCCCCGCCCCGAGCGGTGCCGGGTgctggagcatcccctgggTACCACCGTCCGTCAGTGATGCTCTCCGCTTGCTCCAGCCCCGAAGCCGAAGCGGCAGCGCCTGGAAGCTGTTAAGAAGCTCGATTTCGGTGCAGACGATGAGCTGGCTCCGGATGTCTCCTGGGATGGTGGCCCAGAGGCACCTCTGGCTCTCCACAATACCAGGTTGGTCACCCTGAACCCCATTTTTAACAGGAAAGAGGGGAAGGGCCCTTCCCCTACTGAAGGAATTTGGTGTTTTCCAGCTCGAACCAGCTGGACATGAGTGGAATGGTCCCCATGCAGACCACACCACCCCTGGAAAAGAAGAGGGTCCTGAGGAGACCCCCAGTCCTGGAGGATTACATCAACGTGACATCCACCCAGGGCACCAGGGTCTTCTTGGTGCTGAGGGATGATccctgcaggacagggctggaggtGAGGAGGGATCTGAAGGTCAGGTTTGCTCCTCGGTGGCCTCCAGGTGGCTCAGGAgggggctgcctgtgctgtgtccctgcagctcccggaTTCCCTGGGCTGGAACGCTCGCAGGCCGCTCCACTTGCTGGGGGTGCCCTTCTCCTACCTGAAGGAGCAGGTGGATGAGGAGGTACCACATGTCCCTGACcttcccctgtgtccctgccacccctgctggccacagggcTGGCTCCCAAATTCCTGTCCCCAGCCGTGGACTGGGGGGTGTCTCTGACCCCTCTGTGTTTGTGCTCAAGCGTCGCAGGCAGGTTCTGGAGGCCTCCCAGCAGCTGACAGAGATCATCAGCAGGTGAGATGCTGGCATGAAATCCCTCTCCAGTCCCTGccatgctgctgcctttccctccCTCACAATAAAGTTTTGGGGGACCTGTGAGCAGAGGAGCCTTTTTGCCCTCATCACCCTCAGCCTGGGAGGGTCTGGGTGGAGTTCCCACCCTGCCCTGACTCCTGGGGTGCTTTGGGGTACATTAATTCCATggtgcagctgcctggggaacGAGCCCAGCACGGAGAGTCCGGATCCCAGCAtggacacagctccagcagcccaggaggaGTCTGCATCCCACTGCCTCTGGGTGGACAAGTTCAGCCCCCAGCGCTACATGGAGCTGCTCAGTGATGATGTGAGGGGGGGGGCTTGGGATGGGTGGGGTCATGCTCTGGGATCAGGAATTGCCTTTGGAAGCActggctgggggctgtgtctgtgctgctctgcctgggagcagtcctgagtCCCTGGGAGATTGGGATGGCAGCTTTGCACTGGAGGCTGGGGGTGTTCTGGCAGATGAATCTATGGAATGtcaccaaaacaaagcaaaaaaagattGAGAGAATTTTAGCCAGAAAATGTTGgccattttgaatttttttggggacTGTTAGAAGTTTTGTAGGGaatgggatgtgctgggagaggctgggaatTGCTGAGTTGAGCCAAGacagagcagggccagcagggatggggctgatGTGACTCAGCCAGGCTTTCTCTGAGGGAtgggggctgagctgggaaggTAATCGTTCCCACCTTGTCCCAGGGAGATGCCAGATGGGACCCTGAGCAGCCTCCTCCATGAAGGAGAGCTTTCCTCTGCCCCCAGCTGGATTTTCCCAGGTTCCATGGAttttccctgcttccctgcagtaCACCAACCGCTGCCTGCTCAAGTGGCTCAAGCTGTGGGACACGGTGGTGTTCGGCAAGGACAAGGCTggcaagaagcccaaacccagccctgcagctcatcCCCCACCCAGCCATGCCAAGGAACATCCCAACAAGTGGAAAACCAAGGTGCAGCTCACCGAGGAGATGCTGGAGGCCGAGCTGGACCAGCACAAGAGACCCAAACACAAGGTGAACAGGAGGGGACGTGGCTCTgggtccctgtgctgccacCAGCCGGGCAGCAGCGTTGTCCCCTCTGAGGAGGAAGCCCTCCAGGGGTGACCTTCCCTCTGTGCCACAGgtggccctgctctgtgggcccCCTGGCCTGGGCAAGACCACGCTGGCCCACGTCATCGCCAGGCACGCGGGGTACAACGCCGTGGAGATGAATGCCAGGTGAGCCCTGGGTGCCAGGAGAGCCCCTGGgtgccaggagagccctgggtgCCAGGTGAGCCCCTGGGTGCCAGGTGAGCCCCTGGGTGCCAGGTGAGGCCTGAGGGCCAGGTGAGCCCATGCCCTGCCCACAAAAGAGGGCAGGTGATGCTGGAGATGATGATGGCCTGGGGGTGATGCTGGAGGTGATGGTGATGCTATTATGGAGGTGATGGTGCTCTGGAGGTGATGCTGTTCTGAAGGTGATGGTGCTGTGGAGGTTGTGCTGctctggaggtgctgctgtttTGGAGGTGATGATGCTGTTGTGAAGGTGATGGTGTTATGGAGGTGTTGCTGTTCTGGAGGTGATGCAGTCCCAGGGGTGATGCTGGAGGTAATGGTGATGCTATTATGGAGGTGATTGTGCTCTGGAGGTGATGCTGTTCTGGAGGTGATGGTGCTGTGGAGGTTGTACTGCTCTGGAGGTGATGATGCTGTTGTGGAGATGATGCAGGTGGTGATGGTGCTCTGGAAGCGATGGTGCTGTCCCAGGGGTGATGCTGTCCCAGGGATGATGCTGGCCGTGTCCCCACGCCCAAagtcacctgtccctgtgtcccctggcaGTGATGACCGCAGCCCCGAGGTGTTCCAGACCCGCATTGAAGCTGCCACCCAGATGAGGTCGGTGCTGGGCTCCCACGAGAGGCCCAACTGCCTCATCATCGACGAGATCGACGGCGCGCCCGCGGTGAGCCCGGGGCACCAGCCCCTCAAACGTGACCCCATTAACAGCCCCCCACTGTTCCACAAGCAAGAaccccatccctcccatcccGTTTCCTTCCCCCCAGGCCTCCATCAATGTCCTGCTGGCCATCATCCAGAGGAAGGACAGCGAGGGcgaggcgggcgcggggcggcggcggcggcgcgagGGGGGGCTCCTGCTCAGGCCCATCATCTGCATCTGCAATGACCAGTGAGTGTCACCTGCCCTgggaggggggacagggacaccaaaCCCTGCCCCCACACAGGATGTGGCTGTTTGGAGTGTCTCTGTTtgagagcagctgctccagtcctggggttggtttggggccctcacattgaggggctggagtgtgtgcagggaagggaatggagctgggaaggggctggagaatccctgagggagctggagaatccctgggggagctgggaaggggctcagcctggagaagaggaggctcagaggggaccttgtggctctgcacaactccctgacaggaggggatggCTGGGGgaggtcgggctctgctccagggaacagggacaggaggagagggcacGGCCTCAGGGAAAGTTTAGATCGGATATTTAGGaaaattccttcatggaaagggcAGCCAGGTGTTGGTTGgtccaggctgctcagggcagtggtggagtcccc includes these proteins:
- the RPUSD1 gene encoding RNA pseudouridylate synthase domain-containing protein 1 isoform X2, whose amino-acid sequence is MEPGTIDNLSILYQSSDFIVVNKHWDLRIDSKMWYETLTLQSQLKHRFPELADPDTYYGFRFCHQLDFSTSGALCVALNKAAAGSAYKCFKERLVTKAYLALVRGHVSQSRMSIRYAIGKNTTEGMTHMMCIEGTEGCENPKPCQSELIVLEHGSYSGDPVTKVLLQPLTGRTHQLRVHCSAIGHPIVGDFTYSHRQDSNPYRMMLHAYYLRIPTGKELIEVCAPDPFVTAMDSNWVPQHVTQRLEDVIQELKDKGTHKEEEEEESQEAAREERAGGEGSREEAEEQRAQCEQWLAEWALQ
- the RPUSD1 gene encoding RNA pseudouridylate synthase domain-containing protein 1 isoform X1, whose translation is MALAMEPGTIDNLSILYQSSDFIVVNKHWDLRIDSKMWYETLTLQSQLKHRFPELADPDTYYGFRFCHQLDFSTSGALCVALNKAAAGSAYKCFKERLVTKAYLALVRGHVSQSRMSIRYAIGKNTTEGMTHMMCIEGTEGCENPKPCQSELIVLEHGSYSGDPVTKVLLQPLTGRTHQLRVHCSAIGHPIVGDFTYSHRQDSNPYRMMLHAYYLRIPTGKELIEVCAPDPFVTAMDSNWVPQHVTQRLEDVIQELKDKGTHKEEEEEESQEAAREERAGGEGSREEAEEQRAQCEQWLAEWALQ
- the CHTF18 gene encoding chromosome transmission fidelity protein 18 homolog isoform X1; its protein translation is MPAPLSRVEAPQPRGAASAHPGGGHRPCPAPRCCPAAGAAAPPEGTGQRGGDRGRGAGTRAAESTPHRAEVTRDGGEVTRTRTRTQTRTRPRLGGPGPGWGDPRSAAAAAPAPPAPAAPPGSAHVASNQRRPRRVLPRVAPNQRRSRGARGRKRGGRGAGGGAGAGAAHGERRDRARGWARRWLLRALRRRAGDELSPPAGPKTSQFRGKRQPPEEPDLPGDSPGGTGAKKRDRDCVPAVSPAAAEPRTPKPKRQRLEAVKKLDFGADDELAPDVSWDGGPEAPLALHNTSSNQLDMSGMVPMQTTPPLEKKRVLRRPPVLEDYINVTSTQGTRVFLVLRDDPCRTGLELPDSLGWNARRPLHLLGVPFSYLKEQVDEERRRQVLEASQQLTEIISSCLGNEPSTESPDPSMDTAPAAQEESASHCLWVDKFSPQRYMELLSDDYTNRCLLKWLKLWDTVVFGKDKAGKKPKPSPAAHPPPSHAKEHPNKWKTKVQLTEEMLEAELDQHKRPKHKVALLCGPPGLGKTTLAHVIARHAGYNAVEMNASDDRSPEVFQTRIEAATQMRSVLGSHERPNCLIIDEIDGAPAASINVLLAIIQRKDSEGEAGAGRRRRREGGLLLRPIICICNDQFVPALRPLRQQSFLLSFPRTTPSRLAQRLSEIALRQGMRADTGALLALCEKTDSDIRSCINTLQFLHGRGQKELSVQMVQTMRIGLKDQNKGLFSIWQEIFQLPKPQRHRIGMDPSLPAQLLLGDEDLSHPGGSGGFNSSSHRFHHILHLSISSGEQEKLAQGLFENFLNMKVRDPSLGSVCLALEWLCFSDLLGRAVLQAQSFQLLRYLPFLPVAFHLLFAAAAVPRLAYPSSQPEAVAKLGQMQNLVLSMVSGIAPGARSRAGQQALVLDVLCLLLDIIAPKLRPVNTQLYSLKEKQQLAELISTMLTYNLTYLQERLPEGQYIFKLDPNVEAVCRFPALPARRQLSYQAKQLIAREIELEKMRRTEARSLAQDPGNGPGEEPAGTPNHQQRLEHIVRRAALQDKPELDFFGRPIQRKEVAKAPAPQVSKEESLELQMGKAVGRSDVWFRFNEGFSNAVRRNLYIRDLL